The Helicobacter mustelae genome has a segment encoding these proteins:
- a CDS encoding cytochrome c3 family protein produces the protein MIFLSKNLPFQTLGVILFSQMLAFACSGDCASCHYRLDYENDKRHSPMLECKKCHTKEKMEKINMGPTCGQDCFVCHDVNKLNDKKHAAAHRVIMESCMSCHKDLAKETLQKSIFNQGVIQHNFFHPKEKNKRIEKGQRD, from the coding sequence ATGATTTTTCTATCTAAAAATCTCCCCTTTCAAACTCTTGGTGTAATTCTCTTCTCTCAGATGCTGGCATTTGCCTGTAGTGGAGATTGTGCCAGCTGCCACTATAGACTTGATTATGAAAATGACAAGCGCCACTCCCCCATGCTAGAATGCAAAAAATGTCACACCAAAGAAAAGATGGAAAAAATTAACATGGGCCCCACTTGTGGGCAGGATTGTTTTGTCTGCCATGATGTAAACAAGCTTAATGACAAGAAGCATGCTGCTGCCCACCGCGTGATTATGGAGTCTTGTATGTCCTGTCACAAAGATCTGGCAAAAGAAACCCTCCAAAAAAGCATCTTCAATCAAGGTGTCATCCAGCATAATTTTTTTCATCCTAAAGAAAAAAATAAACGCATCGAAAAAGGCCAGAGGGATTGA